TTCGAAACTCCGCTAGCTCATCCAGCAAAGAGAGATTCCTGTGTCTAGGTCTCTCAGCATTTTGTGAAACAAATGTGTTATTCTGGTCAAAAATAGAACGATATTTACTGAAATCAAAATTAAatatacaaaatataaaatcaaAAGGAAAAAGATCTTAAAGTCAAAATTAAGGTATTCTTCATTGCCCGTGTAAATGAACCGattagggaaagttcatttattatccagaggggggggggggggggggggggttgggggggttGGGTTGGTGAGGATTAAAAAAAGTAAGGAAAAAATttagtccccccccccccccttcaggtGAAACAAATTTTTTTAACCATATTTTTGGTGTCCATAGGCCTTCCATGTATTTACTTTAGCTTGAAAGGGATTATTGTTAAgctctaaaaaaaacccaagGGTGAGGATCTGATAGATCGTTTTTGCATGTTGGCTGAGGACTTGGTATCAATAAACAGTTGTCAGCACTTACATTTTGTCCACCTTTGCCAATTATTTTCCCtataatgtttgtttgttgctcCTTGTTTCCTCGTACAGCCCCTTTAATAGGTACTGTGACCTCAGCTCTGAGTTTCAGTTCACCGTCAGAGTTGCTATATCCCTGTTCAGCTAGCTTGCAATAAACACAGTGCTGTGCCTATAAGAAATTATCaaacttaataaaaataaataaacacttcATGGTGTGTTTAGAAATAACATATTATTACACTTTTTTCCCAGGTTAATTCCTTGGTTATTTTGCCTCGTAAGACCATAACTGCTTAACttatactatttttttttctttacaaagCGCCATGTATGTTTTACAGTACACAGATGACTTGGGAAGTACTGAGGCAATGATACAATGATATTACAAGTAGATGACTTACAAAGTACTGAGCCATGGGGTGGCCTATGACTTCTACATATCTCTCGCCAGATTTGTCATCTGGCGAAACATGCACTCTTGAGGCTCCACTCAAAGTCTTCATGTAATTGCAGAATGACCCTTTGGTACCAATAACTGCACCAGCATacttttgtggtattgccagCCGTGCTCGAATTGGTTGCTAAGAACGGAAACACAAGTAAGCAAAGAGAATGGAGACAAATACCTTAGAAAGGATATAATAATTTCctcattttttatcaaattgcAGTGAACAGGTTTGTATATATGGTAGATGGTCCGTACTTACACTAACATGTTGGTGAAACTGTTGTGGGGCCTGTTGGTACGGATACTGTGACACATTCATCATGCCACCAGCATTCTAAGAGAAAGCACACTCATCAATTAGCACATAACACTTGCAAAGTCAGGGCCTTAATTTGACAGCTAAAAGTAATTCTTACATCAGGCATCATGTGGGCAGGGGGCATTCCTCCCCCATACCCTTGCCCTTGGTTCCAATGCATTTGTTGCTGGTAGAAGGGTTGCTGCATTTGTTTAGAGCGCTGCAAAATAGATTATCACAGTGACAATTAGTACAGGTACTGCAGCTGAACTCCATCAACCAAATGTACATGAATCGTGGAAGTGTTTCTTAAGTGGGCataaagtatttaaaaaaaaggagctATGAAATACATTACTGTAGACCCATTACAGAAACTCACCACTAAATCATCCATGTCTTTCTTGAGACATTCATGGACTTTCCCACTTATCATGCATTCAGCTTTCATACAGTTTTCAAAGGCTTCATCTTCATCCACTGCCTTTTCCCCATCAGATTCATCATGAATCAAACACTTAATGCTGACTATACGATCACCAGGGTTGAGCATAGATGAGTGGCCCATTCTGTCACCTGTgttaccactataacagatggaattatgtatataaaccactataacagatggaattatgtatataaaccactataacagatggaattatgtatataaaccactataacagatggaattatgtatataaaccactataacagatggaattatgtatataaaccactataacagatggaattatgtatataaaccactataacagatggaattatgtatataaaccactataacagatggaattatgtatataaaccactataacagatggaattatgtatataaaccactataacagatggaattatgtatataaaccactataacagatggaattatgtatataaaccactataacagatggaattatgtatataaaccactataacagatggaattatgtatataaaccactataacagatggaattatgtatataaaccactataacagatggaattatgtatataaaccactataacagatggaattatgtatataaaccactataacagatggaattatgtatataaaccactataacagatggaattatgtatataaaccactataacatatggaattatgtatataaaccactataacagatggaattatgtatataaaccactataacagatggaattttgtatataaaccactataacagatggaattatgtatataaaccactataacagatggaattttgtatataaaccactataacagatggaattatgtatataaaccactataacagatggaattatgtatataaaccactataacagatggaattatgtatataaaccactataacagatggaattatgtatataaaccactataacagatggaattatgtatataaaccactataacagatggaattatgtatataaaccactataacagatggaattatgtatataaaccactataacagatggaattatgtatataaaccactataacagatggaattatgtatataaaccactataacagatggaattatgtatataaaccactataacagatggaattatgtatataaaccactataacagatggaattatgtatataaaccactataacagatggaattatgtatataaaccactataacagatggaattatgtatataaaccactataacagatggaattatgtatataaaccactataacagatggaattatgtatataaaccactataacagatggaattatgtatataaaccactataacagatggaattatgtatataaaccactataacagatggaattatgtatataaaccactataacagatggaattatgtatataaaccactataacagatggaattttgtatataaaccactataacagatggaattatgtatataaaccactataacagatgtaattatgtatataaaccactataacagatggaattttgtatataaaccactataacagatggaattatgtatataaaccactataacagatggaattatgtatataaaccactataacagatggaattatgtatataaaccactataacagatggaattatgtatataaaccactataacagatggaattatgtatataaaccactataacagatggaattatgtatataaaccactataacagatggaattatgtatataaaccactataacagatggaattatgtatataaaccactataacagatggaattatgtatataaaccactataacagatggaattatgtatataaaccactataacagatggaattatgtatataaaccactataacagatggaattatgtatataaaccactataacagatggaattatgtatataaaccactataacagatggaattatgtatataaaccactataacagatggaattatgtatataaaccactataacagatggaattatgtatataaaccactataacagatggaattatgtatataaaccactataacagatggaattatgtatataaaccactataacagatggaattatgtatataaaccactataacagatggaattatgtatataaaccactataacagatggaattatgtatataaaccactataacagatggaattatgtatataaaccactatacaATGAATGAttaaccactataacagatggaattatgtatataaaccactataacagatggaattatgtatataaaccactataacagatggaattatgtatataaaccactataacagatggaattatgtatataaaccactataacagatggaattatgtatataaaccactataacagatggaattatgtatataaaccactataacagatggaattatgtatataaaccactataacagatggaattatgtatataaaccactataacagatggaattatgtatataaaccactataacagatggaattatgtatataaaccactataacagatggaattatgtatataaaccactataacagatggaattatgtatataaaccactataacagatggaattatgtatataaaccactataacagatggaattatgtatataaaccactataacagatggaattatgtatataaaccactataacagatggaattatgtatataaaccactataacagatggaattatgtatataaaccactataacagatggaattatgtatataaaccactataacagatggaattatgtatataaaccactataacagatggaattatgtatataaaccactataacagatggaattatgtatataaaccactataacagatggaattatgtatataaaccactataacagatggaattatgtatataaaccactataacagatggaattatgtatataaaccactataacagatggaattatgtatataaaccactataacagatggaattatgtatataaaccactataacagatggaattatgtatataaaccactataacagatggaattatgtatataaaccactataacagatggaattatgtatataaaccactataacagatggaattatgtatataaaccactataacagatggaattatgtatataaaccactataacagatggaattatgtatataaaccactataacagatggaattatgtatataaaccactataacagatggaattatgtatataaaccactataacagatggaattatgtatataaaccactataacagatggaattatgtatataaaccactataacagatggaattatgtatataaaccactataacagatggaattatgtatataaaccactataacagatggaattatgtatataaaccactataacagatggaattatgtatataaaccactataacagatggaattatgtatataaaccactataacagatggaattatgtatataaaccactataacagatggaattatgtatataaaccactataacagatggaattatgtatataaaccactataacagatggaattatgtatataaaccactataacagatggaattatgtatataaaccactataacagatggaattatgtatataaaccactataacagatggaattatgtatataaaccactataacagatggaattatgtatataaaccactataacagatggaattatgtatataaaccactataacagatggaattatgtatataaaccactataacagatggaattatgtatataaaccactataacagatggaattatgtatataaaccactataacagatggaattatgtatataaaccactataacagatggaattatgtatataaaccactataacagatggaattatgtatataaaccactataacagatggaattatgtatataaaccactataacagatggaattatgtatataaaccactataacagatggaattatgtatataaaccactataacagatggaattatgtatataaaccactataacagatggaattatgtatataaaccactataacagatggaattatgtatataaaccactataacagatggaattatgtatataaaccactataacagatggaattatgtatataaaccactataacagatggaattatgtatataaaccactataacagatggaattatgtatataaaccactataacagatggaattatgtatataaaccactataacagatggaattatgtatataaaccactataacagatggaattatgtatataaaccactataacagatggaattatgtatataaaccactataacagatggaattatgtatataaaccactataacagatggaattatgtatataaaccactataacagatggaattatgtatataaaccactataacagatggaattatgtatataaaccactataacagatggaattatgtatataaaccactataacagatggaattatgtatataaaccactataacagatggaattatgtatataaaccactataacagatggaattatgtatataaaccactataacagatggaattatgtatataaaccactataacagatggaattttgtatataaaccactataacagatggaattatgtatataaaccactataacagatggaattatgtatataaaccactataacagatggaattatgtatataaaccactataacagatggaattatgtatataaaccactataacagatggaattatgtatataaaccactataacagatggaattatgtatataaaccactataacagatggaattatgtatataaaccactataacagatggaattatgtatataaaccactataacagatggaattatgtatataaaccactataacagatggaattatgtatataaaccactataacagatggaattatgtatataaaccactataacagatggaattatgtatataaaccactataacagatggaattatgtatataaaccactataacagatggaattatgtatataaaccactataacagatggaattatgtatataaaccactataacagatggaattatgtatataaaccactataacagatggaattatgtatataaaccactataacagatggaattatgtatataaaccactataacagatggaattatgtatataaaccactataacagatggaattatgtatataaaccactataacagatggaattatgtatataaaccactataacagatggaattatgtatataaaccactataacagatggaattatgtatataaaccactataacagatggaattatgtatataaaccactataacagatggaattatgtatataaaccactataacagatggaattatgtatataaaccactataacagatggaattatgtatataaaccactataacagatggaattatgtatataaaccactataacagatggaattatgtatataaaccactataacagatggaattatgtatataaaccactataacagatggaattatgtatataaaccactataacagatggaattatgtatataaaccactataacagatggaattatgtatataaaccactataacagatggaattatgtatataaaccactataacagatggaattatgtatataaaccactataacagatggaattatgtatataaaccactataacagatggaattatgtatataaaccactataacagatgggattatgtatataaaccactataacagatggaattatgtatataaaccactataacagatggaattatgtatataaaccactttaacagatggaattatgtatataaaccactataacagatggaattatgtatataaaccactataacagatggaattatgtatataaaccactataacagatggaattttGTATATAAAAAGATACTACAAAAGCTGGAAATGCCAATAAAAAGTCGAAAAGGAAAATTATATAATTAATTCCAGGGCTTGGAAGGTGGTGgaaattgataagtagggggtggaagttattttatctttttagttctaataaaacttaagttgactttttaaaaaaaaactaatgcCATTAAGAACACAATTTAAAAGCTTACCTGACTTTAATTGAAGATgctcctgtttcatccataaCACTTTTTAGATTGTTTCCTTTCCTTCCTGAAATTTGAAGGAATTAATTTTATTAGTTAAGAcctgaaaaataaacaatgtcAGCACAAACAGTTGATCTGCAAATGGTGTGCATGGGACTCATNNNNNNNNNNNNNNNNNNNNNNNNNNNNNNNNNNNNNNNNNNNNNNNNNNNNNNNNNNNNNNNNNNNNNNNNNNNNNNNNNNNNNNNNNNNNNNNNNNNNNNNNNNNNNNNNNNNNNNNNNNNNNNNNNNNNNNNNNNNNNNNNNNNNNNNNNNNNNNNNNNNNNNNNNNNNNNNNNNNNNNNNNNNNNNNNNNNNNNNNTAGCTCGAGTAGTAGTAgggttttggcgcagctggcgcaactttttgatctccccaaatttcattccaaaatggcgCGAAAGTCTCCGcgcacctccgccaagcctcgcgacctgcgcatgcgcgagtttgctagagatctcttgcacgaccacgcccacccgtcaatcactttgtcacgtgacgaccacgcccacctgtcaatcattttgtcaaaaacctgtcaatcattttgtcgaaaacctgtcaatcactttgtcacgtgatagccacgcccacctgtcaatcactttgtcacgtgatagccacgcccacctgtcaatcactttgtcgcGTGATaaccaagcccacctgtcaatcattttgtcacgtgatagccacgcccacctgtcaatcattttgtcgaaaacctgtcaatcattttgtcacgtgtcgcatctagggggagctcgagggggcTAACCTCTAagcttcacatctaaaaaaaagcttttgaaaagtggtttaaagacatggctggtttgatagaaatggagaacctgaaggtgaaagatctgaaagccctcgccaaggagcggggtatcccaagatattactggatgcggagagacgagctcgtcggggcgctgaccagcacgtcaccaccaccaccaccccgacGGGTTCCTTTACCCAAACTTGTCAAAGGGCTGCCACGACCACCCCGCATTACCCCGTCCAACACGTCGGAGAGTATTCTCGACGGCCCGGTACCTGAGATTAATGTCCCTATTCTAAaaccctcccaacccccacGGAGTTCCCGCGTCCAATCACtcaagcattttgcaaacaggGCGGCCAACTCGATCAAGAGCGAGTTAGACAAGTTTGTGGATTGGATACTATCTTATGTCCCCGAGCCCGTCAAAAAGACCGTCAAAGAGGCTGCAGATAAACGGGTCGAACGTCTGAAGGAGAGGATTAAGCGTCTACACGAGGAGGTGGAAGATCGCTTCACACCCAAGGAACAACAGACGGCGTTGAAGGGGTATCTTAAAACCCACGGAATAGCCGGGCAGAGAGGTTACGACCCCAAGACATTCATCGCCAGAATCAAACCGAAAGTCTTAGAGCTCATCAGTCAacaaaaaaagcctatcaaagtgaagtttatctttacttgcgggtttataaaagaggatccggctacagctcagatcgaagaagaactgggatattttcatacagaaaagcccgagattgtgacagagtcgactgatctctctgatttgttcgatacgatgacaaattatttactcgGATTAGTTGAGCTGTTCCAGAAGCAAGGCTCCGGATGGCAGTTTGACCAAGTGGAATACTTTGACATCAACATAGATCCCTTTGAACCGCTTTCTGGGTCTTCCTATATTCCGCTGCCGCCGAAACTAGCGTCTAAGAAGGCGATCATCAATGTTAAGAACGAGAATGATCacgaatgtttcaagtgggcagtaacctctgctgtgtatcctagggagaaagatcctcaaaggttcagtaaacaaatgatagagaactctgagaaattcgactggtcagggatagagttccccgtctcactaaaacagattgacaagttcgagaaacagaaccagtatacggttaatgtgtttggatacgaaaccaaaatatatccattgagaatcagtgagaaggatccagataatgcgatcaacttacttctcatctcggatgatgagacgaatcattactgctggataaagaatatgatgagattagtatctactcaaattgatgagtttcatcatactcgttttttatgctgtagatgtctgaactcgtttcggtgcaaacaatcattagaaaaacattctgaatgctgcggcaatcatgaagcggttggaatagagatgcctaagatagataaggatggaaatctaccccacattaaattcaaaaactacaacagaaaaatgcgtGTCCCCTTTGTTGTCTATGCCGACTTTGAGAGCTTCACAGAGAATATAGACACATGCTCCCCAGATGGGAGTAAAAGCTTCACTAAGCAATACCAGAAACACAAACCGTCTGGTTTCTGCTATCTCATCAAGTGTTTCGACGGAGATATATCCCCACCCGAGCTTGTACGATACACAGCTGAATCTCCAGACGAAGATATCCCACAGCTTTTCGTAGAGTCTTTGGAgtcagacattaagaaaatttacgaTAAGTTCAGGTTCCCTAAGAAGGTGAAAATGACTCCGAAGGACAAAATCGCCTATAACGACGCCACTCACTGCCACATCTGTGAGGGTGGATTAGGGGAAGACAAGGTTTTAGACCATTGCCACCTTACAGGGAAGTACAGAGGTGCTGCTCACAACGCATGCAACTTAGATCACAAAATTCCAAAGTTCtttcctgttatctttcacaatctgtctgggtacgacagccatctatttatcaagaaccttggtacatcggaaggtaaaataaactgtatacctaataacgaggaaaagtatatttctttcacaaaacagATTGTAGTCGACAGTTTCACGAACAAGGAGGGCAACAAGATTGATGTTAAACGTGATATCAGATTTATCGACAGTTTCAGGTTTATGTCGGCCAGTCTCGACAGTCTAGTGGGTAATATGTCAAGGGAGTGCTTCAAAAACCTGGCGGAGTActatgagggggaggagcTCCAGCTGTTGTTGAGGAAGGGTGTTTTCCCTTACGACTGGTTCGACGGCTTTAGCAAGCTCGACGCAACACAGCTCCCACAGAGAGAGGCATTCCACTCCAAACTTAACGACACCGACATATCGGAGGAGGATCACCTG
The sequence above is a segment of the Nematostella vectensis chromosome 2, jaNemVect1.1, whole genome shotgun sequence genome. Coding sequences within it:
- the LOC5503569 gene encoding insulin-like growth factor 2 mRNA-binding protein 2 (The sequence of the model RefSeq protein was modified relative to this genomic sequence to represent the inferred CDS: added 520 bases not found in genome assembly), whose amino-acid sequence is MDFEGHDDNQMVVPGMPSIQYADGGMHAGEFTYISPEENMAGGQSPPGHDDGREAKNGGAKHKPRGARGRPMKEADYSIRMLIPCKMVGAVIGTSGNKIKKITEATNTSIDIHRKEDRREVDKLVTIRGSPQDCSNANMQIHQLMREETDANLRSNEVEMRLVIHDSHAGRIIGRKGNNLKSVMDETGASSIKVSGNTGDRMGHSSMLNPGDRIVSIKCLIHDESDGEKAVDEDEAFENCMKAECMISGKVHECLKKDMDDLVRSKQMQQPFYQQQMHWNQGQGYGGGMPPAHMMPDNAGGMMNVSQYPYQQAPQQFHQHVSQPIRARLAIPQKYAGAVIGTKGSFCNYMKTLSGASRVHVSPDDKSGERYVEVIGHPMAQYFAQHCVYCKLAEQGYSNSDGELKLRAEVTVPIKGAVRGNKEQQTNIIGKIIGKGGQNVKNLEKETRTYIKIVTDEQDPDPKEAVVQIVGSFASSQHAQYRINEIVNQCQQGGPMNNYQGAGPKRPPPPPAPAAPPAPQMN